The proteins below are encoded in one region of Aeromonas veronii:
- a CDS encoding citrate synthase, with product MADKIATLHLPGKEPVELPILSGTVGPDVIDVRKLGAQGYFTFDPGFMATGSCKSSITYIDGDQGVLLHRGYPIAQLATQASYLEVCYILLYGEAPTKAQYTDFERLVTRHTMVHEQIAFFFRGFRRDAHPMAVMCAVVSALSAFYHDALDINNEEHREICAFRLLSKMPTLAAMCYKYSIGQPFMQPRNALSYAGNFLHMMFGVPTEEYKVNPIVERAMDRIFTLHADHEQNASTSTVRLAGSSGANPFACIAAGIASLWGPAHGGANEACLKMLEEIGSVDRIPEFIAKAKDKNDPFRLMGFGHRVYKNHDPRATVMRQTCHEVLQELQIKDPLLDVAMELERIALSDPYFIEKKLYPNVDFYSGIIMKAIGIPMSMFTVIFAISRTIGWIAHWNEMHSDPDQKIGRPRQLYTGQPQREFVPLDQR from the coding sequence ATGGCTGATAAAATAGCCACCCTACACTTGCCCGGAAAAGAGCCGGTAGAACTGCCGATCCTGTCCGGGACTGTCGGACCCGATGTCATCGATGTCAGAAAACTGGGTGCTCAAGGGTACTTCACCTTTGACCCGGGCTTCATGGCCACCGGATCTTGCAAATCGTCCATCACCTACATCGACGGGGATCAGGGTGTCTTGCTGCACCGTGGTTATCCCATCGCCCAGTTGGCCACCCAGGCCAGCTACCTCGAAGTCTGCTACATCCTGCTCTACGGTGAGGCCCCCACCAAGGCCCAGTACACGGACTTCGAACGTCTGGTCACCCGCCATACCATGGTGCACGAACAGATCGCCTTCTTCTTCCGCGGCTTCCGTCGTGACGCTCACCCCATGGCCGTCATGTGCGCCGTGGTCAGCGCCCTGTCCGCCTTCTATCACGATGCCCTCGACATCAACAACGAGGAGCACCGCGAGATCTGCGCCTTCCGCCTGCTCTCCAAGATGCCGACCCTGGCCGCCATGTGCTACAAGTACTCCATCGGTCAGCCGTTCATGCAGCCGCGCAACGCCCTCTCCTATGCGGGCAACTTCCTGCACATGATGTTTGGCGTGCCGACCGAAGAGTACAAGGTCAACCCCATCGTCGAACGCGCCATGGATCGCATCTTCACCCTGCATGCGGATCATGAGCAGAACGCCTCCACCTCCACCGTGCGTCTGGCGGGCTCCTCCGGTGCCAACCCGTTCGCCTGTATCGCCGCCGGGATCGCCTCCCTGTGGGGTCCGGCCCACGGCGGTGCCAACGAAGCCTGCCTCAAGATGCTCGAAGAGATCGGTTCGGTCGATCGCATCCCCGAGTTCATTGCCAAGGCCAAGGACAAGAACGATCCCTTCCGTCTGATGGGCTTCGGTCACCGGGTCTACAAGAACCACGATCCCCGCGCCACCGTGATGCGTCAGACCTGCCACGAAGTGCTGCAGGAGCTGCAGATCAAGGATCCGCTGCTGGATGTGGCCATGGAGCTGGAGCGCATCGCGCTCTCCGACCCCTACTTCATCGAGAAGAAGCTCTACCCGAACGTGGACTTCTACTCCGGCATCATCATGAAGGCCATCGGCATCCCCATGTCCATGTTCACCGTGATCTTCGCCATCTCCCGTACCATCGGCTGGATTGCCCACTGGAATGAAATGCACTCGGATCCGGATCAGAAGATCGGCCGTCCTCGTCAGCTCTACACCGGTCAGCCCCAGCGGGAATTCGTCCCCCTGGATCAGCGCTGA
- the sdhC gene encoding succinate dehydrogenase cytochrome b556 subunit, with product MGKAVKNKQRPVNLDLQTISFPVTAIASILHRVSGVITFVALAILLWMLGTSLASPEGFETVVAIMDNFLVKFVLWGILTALAYHIVGGLRHLVMDMGHWEELESANQSARVGFVITAILAVLAGVLVW from the coding sequence GTGGGCAAAGCCGTGAAAAACAAACAGAGACCTGTAAACCTCGACCTACAGACGATCAGCTTTCCTGTCACCGCCATCGCTTCCATCTTGCATCGTGTCTCAGGGGTCATCACCTTTGTGGCGCTTGCCATCTTGCTGTGGATGCTTGGTACTTCACTCGCCTCTCCCGAAGGATTTGAAACGGTCGTTGCCATCATGGACAACTTCCTGGTCAAGTTCGTGCTGTGGGGGATCCTGACTGCGCTGGCTTACCACATCGTGGGCGGTCTGCGTCACCTGGTCATGGACATGGGGCATTGGGAAGAGCTGGAATCCGCGAATCAGAGCGCCCGGGTGGGCTTCGTGATCACCGCGATTCTGGCCGTATTGGCGGGGGTACTGGTATGGTAA
- the sdhD gene encoding succinate dehydrogenase, hydrophobic membrane anchor protein, with product MVTNSATFGRSGVHDYILIRATALIMTAYVLYLVGFVALNDITYEVWTGFFAKTFTKVFTLLTLVCVLIHAWIGLWQVLTDYIKPVGLRGALQFALVVVLFVYLMTGFVVLWGV from the coding sequence ATGGTAACCAATTCTGCAACTTTCGGGCGCAGCGGTGTTCATGACTACATCCTGATCCGCGCCACCGCCCTCATCATGACGGCCTACGTCCTCTATCTGGTGGGTTTTGTCGCCCTCAATGACATCACCTACGAGGTGTGGACCGGCTTCTTCGCCAAAACCTTCACCAAGGTCTTCACCCTGCTGACGCTGGTTTGCGTCCTGATCCACGCCTGGATCGGTCTGTGGCAGGTGCTGACCGACTATATCAAACCGGTGGGACTGCGCGGTGCACTGCAATTTGCACTGGTGGTGGTGCTGTTTGTCTATCTGATGACTGGTTTCGTCGTGCTGTGGGGTGTGTAA
- the sdhA gene encoding succinate dehydrogenase flavoprotein subunit: protein MTIPTREFDAVVIGAGGAGMRAALQIAQSGKSCALLSKVFPTRSHTVSAQGGITVALGNAHDDNWQWHMYDTVKGSDYIGDQEAIEYMCKTGPEAVYELENMGLPFSRFDNGAVYQRPFGGQSKNFGGEQAARTAAAADRTGHALLHTLYQQNVKNKTTVFSEWYALDLVKNQDGHVVGCTAIDMESGEVVYFKAKATVLATGGAGRIYQSTTNAHINTGDGVGMALRAGVGVQDMEFWQFHPTGIAGAGVLVTEGCRGEGGYLLNKDGERFMERYAPNAKDLAGRDVVARSIMIEIREGRGCDGPWGPHIKLKLDHLGKEVLESRLPGICELSRTFAHVDPVKEPIPIIPTCHYMMGGVPTSVNGQCLTQDKDGNDVPVVGLFAVGEIACVSVHGANRLGGNSLLDLVVFGRAAGMHLVETLGEMEHGREATEAEVAKALERFNRWEANRDGEDPAQIRKDLQRCMQNNFSVFREGDAMAEGLAELKLIRERLKNARLDDTSKEFNTQRIECLELDNLMETAYATAVAANFRTESRGAHSRFDFPDRDDESWLCHSLYHPDTESMTRRAVNMSPKTREAFPPKVRTY from the coding sequence GTGACTATTCCAACTCGTGAATTTGATGCGGTCGTGATCGGTGCCGGTGGCGCCGGTATGCGCGCCGCGCTGCAGATTGCCCAATCCGGCAAGAGCTGCGCACTGCTTTCCAAGGTTTTCCCGACTCGTTCCCACACCGTTTCCGCCCAGGGCGGGATCACGGTCGCCCTGGGCAATGCCCATGACGACAACTGGCAGTGGCACATGTACGACACCGTCAAGGGCTCCGATTACATCGGTGACCAGGAAGCGATTGAATACATGTGCAAGACGGGCCCGGAAGCCGTCTATGAGCTGGAGAACATGGGTCTGCCCTTCTCCCGCTTCGACAACGGCGCCGTCTATCAGCGCCCGTTTGGTGGTCAGTCCAAGAATTTCGGTGGCGAGCAGGCGGCCCGTACCGCGGCTGCGGCCGACCGGACCGGCCATGCCCTGCTGCATACCCTGTATCAGCAGAACGTCAAGAACAAGACCACGGTCTTCTCCGAGTGGTATGCGCTGGATCTGGTGAAGAACCAGGACGGTCACGTCGTCGGCTGCACCGCCATCGACATGGAGAGCGGCGAGGTCGTCTACTTCAAGGCCAAGGCCACGGTGCTCGCCACCGGTGGCGCCGGTCGCATCTACCAGTCCACCACCAATGCCCACATCAACACCGGTGACGGTGTCGGCATGGCGCTGCGCGCCGGTGTAGGCGTGCAGGACATGGAGTTCTGGCAGTTCCACCCGACCGGCATCGCCGGGGCAGGGGTGCTGGTGACCGAGGGTTGCCGCGGTGAAGGCGGCTATCTGCTGAACAAGGACGGCGAGCGCTTTATGGAGCGTTATGCGCCGAACGCCAAGGATCTCGCCGGTCGCGACGTGGTGGCTCGCTCCATCATGATCGAGATCCGCGAAGGCCGTGGCTGCGACGGTCCCTGGGGCCCGCACATCAAACTCAAGCTGGATCACCTGGGTAAAGAGGTACTGGAATCCCGCCTGCCGGGGATCTGCGAGCTGTCTCGCACCTTCGCCCACGTGGATCCGGTCAAGGAACCCATTCCCATCATCCCGACCTGCCACTACATGATGGGCGGCGTGCCGACCAGCGTGAACGGCCAGTGCCTGACCCAGGACAAGGACGGCAACGACGTCCCCGTGGTCGGTCTGTTCGCGGTGGGGGAGATCGCCTGTGTCTCCGTACACGGCGCCAACCGTCTGGGTGGCAACTCCCTGCTGGATCTGGTGGTGTTCGGTCGTGCCGCCGGCATGCACCTGGTGGAGACCTTGGGCGAGATGGAACATGGCCGCGAGGCCACCGAGGCCGAGGTCGCCAAGGCTCTTGAGCGCTTCAACCGCTGGGAAGCCAACCGTGACGGGGAAGACCCGGCCCAGATCCGTAAAGATCTGCAGCGCTGCATGCAGAACAACTTCTCCGTATTCCGGGAAGGGGATGCCATGGCAGAGGGGCTGGCCGAGCTGAAACTCATCCGCGAGCGCCTCAAGAACGCCCGTCTGGACGACACCTCCAAGGAGTTCAACACCCAGCGCATCGAGTGCCTGGAGCTGGATAACCTGATGGAGACGGCCTATGCCACCGCGGTGGCGGCGAACTTCCGTACCGAGAGTCGCGGTGCCCACAGCCGCTTCGACTTCCCGGATCGCGACGATGAGAGCTGGCTGTGCCACAGCCTCTATCACCCGGACACCGAGTCCATGACCCGTCGCGCTGTCAACATGTCTCCGAAAACCCGTGAGGCATTCCCACCCAAGGTGCGGACTTACTGA
- a CDS encoding succinate dehydrogenase iron-sulfur subunit produces the protein MNVTFSVYRYNPDVDNVPHMKDYHLDIPEGSDMMVLDALIQLKELDPTLAFRRSCREGVCGSDGVNMNGKNGLACITPLSDLLKKGNKVVIRPLPGLPVIRDLVIDMTQFYTQWEKVKPFLINDEKLPPVREHLQSPEERAKLDGLYECILCACCSTSCPSFWWNPDKFIGPAGLLAAYRWLADSRDTAAAERLGNLDDAFSVFRCHGIMNCVNVCPKGLNPTKAIGQIKSMLLNRAV, from the coding sequence ATGAACGTCACATTCTCTGTTTACAGATACAACCCGGATGTTGATAACGTCCCGCACATGAAGGATTATCACCTTGATATTCCTGAAGGTTCCGACATGATGGTGCTCGACGCACTGATCCAGCTGAAAGAGCTGGACCCCACACTCGCCTTCCGCCGCTCCTGCCGCGAAGGGGTCTGTGGATCCGACGGCGTCAACATGAATGGCAAGAATGGTCTTGCCTGCATCACTCCGCTTTCCGATCTCTTGAAGAAGGGCAACAAGGTCGTCATTCGTCCCTTGCCCGGCCTGCCGGTGATCCGGGATCTCGTGATCGACATGACCCAGTTCTACACCCAGTGGGAGAAGGTCAAACCCTTCCTCATCAACGATGAAAAACTGCCGCCCGTGCGTGAGCACCTGCAATCCCCCGAAGAGCGCGCCAAGCTGGATGGTCTGTACGAGTGCATTCTGTGCGCCTGCTGCTCCACCTCTTGCCCCTCCTTCTGGTGGAACCCGGACAAGTTCATCGGCCCGGCCGGTCTGCTCGCCGCCTATCGCTGGCTGGCGGACAGCCGTGATACCGCGGCTGCCGAACGACTGGGTAACCTGGACGACGCGTTCAGCGTGTTCCGCTGCCACGGCATCATGAACTGCGTGAACGTCTGTCCCAAAGGCTTGAACCCGACCAAGGCCATCGGTCAGATCAAGTCGATGCTGCTCAATCGGGCCGTGTAG
- the sucA gene encoding 2-oxoglutarate dehydrogenase E1 component, whose translation MHNGVMKAWLESSHLAGANASYIEDLYESFLENPDSVADEWRSLFEQLPQVNGHAVDQPHSQVRDYFRRLAKDPSRYSAPVSDPQVDAKQVRVLQLINAFRFRGHQNANLDPLGLWDRETVAELDPAFHGLQGADMEATFNVGSYAIGRETMVLSDLYASLKKTYCNSIGADYMHLTSTEEKRWLQDRLESIEAHGNYNLEEKTRFLESLTAAEGLEKYLGAKFPGAKRFSLEGGDAMVPMLKELIRRAGEQGCKEAVIGMAHRGRLNVLINVLGKRAQDLFDEFAGKHGESWGTGDVKYHMGFSSDFATPGGNVHLALAFNPSHLEIVNPVVIGSVRARMDRRGDKDGSSVLPITIHGDSAMAGQGVVAETFNMSLTRAYGVGGTVRIVINNQVGFTTSYIRDLRSTEYCTDIAKSVQAPVLHVNGDDPEAVVLVTQIALDYRNTFKRDVVIELVCYRRHGHNEADEPSATQPLMYQKIKQHPTPRKIYADQLIAEGIIAPELATTLVNEYRDTLDRGERVSKEWRPMELHSVDWTPYLGHDWAMPYDSTVPMDHLKSLGERISQYPATHVLQRQVEKIYEDRRLMAAGEKLLDWGFAETLAYATLVDKGSRIRFTGEDSGRGTFFHRHAVLHSQTDASTYTPLCNLHDEQGPFEVYDSVLTENAVLAFEYGYASAEPAGLTIWEAQFGDFANCAQVVVDQFLSSGEQKWGRMCGLTMLLPHGYEGQGPEHSSARLERYLQMCAQHNMQVCVPSTPAQVFHMLRRQVVRPMRRPLIVMTPKSLLRHPLAVSKLDELAEGTFQNAIGEIDALDPKGVKRVVFCSGKVYYDLLDARRKAEQQDVALVRIEQLYPFPEEEVRTILADYAHVTDFVWCQEEPQNQGAWYSTRHHYDSVLPSQARLRYAGRPASASPAVGYMSVHTKQQKALVEDALTLE comes from the coding sequence ATGCATAACGGCGTGATGAAGGCCTGGTTGGAGTCATCTCACCTGGCTGGTGCGAATGCAAGCTACATTGAGGATTTGTACGAATCCTTCCTGGAAAACCCCGACTCCGTCGCCGACGAGTGGCGCAGCCTGTTTGAGCAGCTGCCCCAGGTCAACGGTCATGCTGTCGACCAACCCCATTCCCAGGTTCGCGACTATTTCCGCCGCCTGGCCAAGGATCCCTCCCGTTACAGTGCCCCTGTCAGCGATCCCCAGGTGGACGCCAAGCAGGTGCGCGTGCTGCAGCTGATCAACGCCTTCCGTTTCCGTGGCCATCAAAACGCCAATCTGGATCCGCTCGGCCTCTGGGATCGTGAAACCGTTGCCGAACTGGACCCCGCCTTCCACGGTCTGCAGGGGGCCGACATGGAGGCCACCTTCAACGTGGGCTCTTACGCCATCGGGCGTGAGACCATGGTGCTGTCGGATCTCTACGCATCGCTCAAGAAGACCTACTGCAACAGCATCGGTGCCGACTACATGCACCTCACCTCCACCGAGGAGAAGCGCTGGCTGCAGGACAGGCTCGAATCCATCGAAGCCCACGGCAACTACAACCTGGAGGAGAAGACCCGTTTCCTCGAGAGTCTGACCGCAGCCGAAGGGCTGGAAAAATACCTGGGGGCCAAGTTCCCCGGTGCCAAGCGTTTCTCCCTGGAAGGGGGCGATGCCATGGTGCCCATGCTGAAAGAGTTGATCCGCCGCGCCGGTGAGCAGGGCTGCAAAGAGGCCGTCATCGGCATGGCCCACCGTGGTCGCCTGAACGTGCTGATCAACGTGCTCGGCAAGCGGGCGCAAGATTTGTTCGACGAGTTTGCCGGCAAGCATGGTGAGTCCTGGGGCACCGGTGACGTGAAGTACCACATGGGCTTCTCCTCCGACTTCGCCACCCCGGGTGGCAACGTCCACCTGGCGCTCGCCTTCAACCCGTCTCACCTCGAGATCGTCAACCCCGTGGTCATCGGCTCGGTCCGTGCCCGTATGGACCGTCGTGGTGACAAGGATGGCTCCAGCGTTTTGCCCATCACCATCCACGGTGATTCCGCCATGGCCGGGCAGGGGGTAGTCGCCGAGACCTTCAACATGTCCCTGACCCGTGCCTATGGCGTCGGCGGGACAGTGCGCATCGTCATCAACAACCAGGTCGGCTTCACCACCTCCTACATCCGTGACCTGCGCTCCACCGAATATTGCACCGACATCGCCAAGTCCGTGCAGGCGCCTGTGCTGCACGTCAACGGTGACGATCCGGAAGCCGTGGTGCTGGTGACCCAGATTGCGCTGGATTATCGCAACACCTTCAAGCGCGACGTGGTCATCGAACTGGTCTGCTACCGTCGTCACGGCCACAACGAGGCGGACGAGCCGAGCGCGACCCAGCCGCTGATGTACCAGAAGATCAAGCAGCATCCGACCCCGCGCAAGATCTACGCCGATCAGCTGATCGCCGAGGGCATCATCGCTCCCGAGCTCGCGACCACCCTGGTCAACGAGTACCGCGACACCCTGGACCGGGGTGAGCGGGTGAGCAAGGAGTGGCGCCCCATGGAGCTGCACTCCGTGGACTGGACCCCGTATCTCGGTCATGACTGGGCCATGCCCTACGACAGCACTGTGCCCATGGATCACCTGAAGTCCTTAGGGGAGCGCATCAGCCAGTACCCGGCGACTCACGTATTGCAACGCCAGGTCGAGAAGATCTACGAAGACCGTCGCCTGATGGCCGCCGGCGAGAAGCTGCTGGACTGGGGCTTTGCCGAGACCCTGGCCTACGCCACCCTGGTGGACAAGGGCTCGCGCATCCGCTTCACCGGTGAAGACTCCGGCCGTGGCACCTTCTTCCACCGCCACGCCGTGCTGCACAGCCAGACCGACGCCAGCACCTATACCCCGCTGTGCAACCTGCACGACGAGCAGGGGCCGTTCGAGGTGTACGACTCCGTGCTGACCGAGAACGCGGTCCTGGCCTTCGAATACGGCTATGCCAGCGCCGAGCCGGCGGGTCTCACCATCTGGGAAGCCCAGTTTGGTGACTTCGCCAACTGTGCCCAGGTGGTGGTGGATCAGTTCCTCTCCTCCGGTGAGCAGAAGTGGGGCCGGATGTGCGGTCTGACCATGCTGCTGCCCCACGGTTACGAAGGGCAGGGTCCGGAGCACTCCTCCGCCCGCCTCGAGCGTTATCTGCAGATGTGCGCCCAACACAACATGCAGGTGTGCGTGCCGTCCACCCCGGCCCAGGTGTTCCACATGCTGCGCCGCCAGGTGGTGCGCCCCATGCGTCGTCCGCTCATCGTGATGACGCCGAAATCCCTGCTGCGCCACCCGCTGGCGGTGAGCAAGCTCGACGAGCTGGCGGAAGGCACCTTCCAGAACGCCATCGGCGAGATCGATGCACTGGATCCGAAAGGGGTCAAACGCGTGGTGTTCTGCTCCGGCAAGGTCTACTACGACCTGCTCGATGCCCGTCGCAAGGCCGAGCAGCAGGACGTGGCCCTGGTGCGGATCGAGCAGCTTTACCCCTTCCCGGAGGAAGAGGTGCGCACCATTCTCGCCGATTACGCCCATGTCACCGACTTCGTCTGGTGTCAGGAAGAGCCGCAGAACCAGGGCGCCTGGTACAGCACCCGTCATCACTATGACAGCGTGCTGCCAAGTCAGGCCCGCCTGCGTTATGCCGGTCGCCCGGCCTCGGCCTCACCGGCCGTCGGCTACATGTCCGTCCACACCAAGCAGCAGAAAGCCCTGGTGGAAGACGCCCTCACGCTGGAATAA
- the odhB gene encoding 2-oxoglutarate dehydrogenase complex dihydrolipoyllysine-residue succinyltransferase, translating into MTIEIKVPDLPESVADATIATWHKKPGDLVARDEVLVDIETDKVVLEVPAPEAGVLGDILQAEGATVLSRQLIAMLKAAPVAGEETKEKPVEAAADDSTDGMSPSVRRLVAEHAIDVAKLTGTGKGGRVTKEDVEAFIKNLGKAPAAPAAAAPAAAAPVAAAPVAPLAGRTEKRVPMTRLRKRIAERLLEAKNTTAMLTTFNEINMAPIMKLRKQYGEIFEKKHGIKLGFMSFYVKAVVESLKRYPEVNAALDGDDIVYHNYFDVSIAVSTPRGLVTPVLRDCDNMSLADIEKAIKDLAGKGRDGKLTVDELTGGNFTITNGGVFGSLMSTPIINPPQSAILGMHKIQDRPMAVDGKVEILPMMYLALSYDHRIIDGRESVGFLVSIKELLEDPTRLLLDV; encoded by the coding sequence ATGACTATCGAGATCAAGGTACCGGACCTGCCCGAATCAGTGGCAGATGCCACCATCGCGACCTGGCACAAGAAACCGGGTGATCTGGTTGCCCGTGACGAAGTGCTGGTCGACATCGAAACCGACAAGGTCGTGCTGGAAGTCCCGGCGCCGGAAGCCGGCGTTCTGGGTGACATCCTGCAGGCGGAAGGGGCGACCGTGCTCTCCCGTCAGCTGATCGCCATGCTCAAGGCCGCCCCCGTGGCCGGTGAAGAGACCAAGGAGAAGCCGGTGGAAGCCGCAGCCGACGACAGCACCGATGGCATGAGCCCGTCCGTGCGCCGTCTGGTGGCCGAGCACGCCATCGACGTCGCCAAGCTGACCGGCACCGGCAAGGGCGGTCGCGTCACCAAGGAAGACGTGGAAGCCTTCATCAAGAACCTGGGCAAGGCTCCTGCCGCTCCGGCTGCTGCCGCTCCGGCTGCTGCCGCCCCCGTGGCTGCGGCACCGGTCGCTCCGCTGGCCGGTCGCACCGAGAAGCGCGTGCCCATGACCCGTCTGCGCAAGCGCATCGCCGAGCGTCTGTTGGAGGCCAAGAACACCACCGCCATGCTGACCACCTTCAACGAGATCAACATGGCGCCCATCATGAAGCTGCGCAAGCAGTACGGCGAGATCTTCGAGAAGAAGCACGGCATCAAGCTCGGCTTCATGTCCTTCTACGTGAAGGCCGTTGTTGAGTCCCTGAAGCGCTACCCGGAAGTGAATGCGGCGCTGGACGGGGATGACATCGTCTATCACAACTACTTCGACGTCAGCATCGCCGTCTCCACCCCCCGTGGTCTGGTAACCCCGGTGCTGCGCGATTGCGACAACATGAGCCTGGCGGACATCGAGAAGGCCATCAAGGATCTGGCTGGCAAGGGCCGTGACGGCAAGCTGACCGTGGATGAACTGACCGGCGGCAACTTCACCATCACCAACGGTGGCGTGTTCGGCTCCCTGATGTCTACTCCCATCATCAACCCGCCGCAGAGCGCCATCCTGGGGATGCACAAGATCCAGGACAGACCCATGGCGGTCGATGGCAAGGTCGAGATCCTGCCGATGATGTACCTGGCGCTCTCTTATGATCACCGCATCATCGACGGTCGCGAGTCCGTGGGCTTCCTGGTCTCCATCAAGGAACTGCTGGAAGATCCGACCCGTCTGTTGCTGGACGTCTAA
- the sucC gene encoding ADP-forming succinate--CoA ligase subunit beta, with the protein MNLHEYQAKQLFAEYGLPVSEGYACATPQEAAEAADKIGGNTWVVKCQVHAGGRGKAGGVKLAKSKDEIRAFAQNWLGKNLVTYQTDANGQPVTKILVESCTDIAKELYLGAVVDRGSRRVVFMASTEGGVDIEKIAHETPELIHKAAIDPLVGPQAYQARELAFKLGLVGDQIKQFTKIFLGLGQMFLDCDFALLEINPLVITDKGNLHCLDGKINIDANALYRQPKLRQMHDPSQDDPREAHAAQWELNYVALDGNIGCMVNGAGLAMGTMDIVNLHGGSPANFLDVGGGATKERVTEAFKIILSDSKVQAVLVNIFGGIVRCDMIAEGIIGAVKEVGVKVPVVVRLEGNNAELGARKLADSGLNIIAATSLTDAAQQVVKAAEAK; encoded by the coding sequence ATGAATCTGCATGAATATCAGGCAAAACAGCTGTTTGCCGAGTATGGCCTGCCGGTCTCCGAAGGTTATGCCTGCGCTACCCCGCAGGAAGCGGCCGAAGCGGCCGACAAGATTGGCGGCAACACCTGGGTCGTCAAATGCCAGGTCCACGCCGGCGGCCGCGGTAAAGCGGGCGGCGTCAAGCTGGCCAAGAGCAAGGACGAGATCCGTGCCTTCGCTCAGAACTGGCTCGGCAAGAACCTGGTGACCTATCAGACTGACGCCAACGGTCAGCCGGTCACCAAGATCCTGGTGGAATCCTGCACCGACATCGCCAAGGAACTGTACCTCGGCGCCGTGGTCGATCGTGGCAGCCGCCGCGTGGTCTTCATGGCCTCTACCGAAGGTGGCGTGGACATCGAGAAGATTGCCCACGAGACCCCGGAACTTATTCACAAGGCGGCCATCGATCCGCTGGTAGGCCCGCAGGCTTACCAGGCGCGCGAGCTGGCCTTCAAGCTGGGTCTGGTCGGTGATCAGATCAAGCAGTTCACCAAGATCTTCCTGGGTCTTGGCCAGATGTTCCTGGATTGCGACTTCGCATTGCTGGAAATCAACCCCCTGGTCATCACCGACAAGGGCAACCTGCATTGCCTGGACGGCAAGATCAACATCGATGCCAACGCCCTGTACCGTCAGCCCAAGCTGCGCCAGATGCACGATCCCTCCCAGGATGACCCCCGCGAAGCGCACGCCGCCCAGTGGGAGCTGAACTATGTGGCGCTCGATGGCAACATCGGCTGCATGGTCAACGGCGCGGGTCTGGCCATGGGTACCATGGACATCGTCAACCTGCACGGCGGCTCACCGGCCAACTTCCTGGACGTCGGCGGCGGCGCCACCAAGGAGCGCGTGACCGAGGCCTTCAAGATCATCCTGTCTGACAGCAAGGTCCAGGCCGTGCTGGTCAACATCTTCGGCGGCATCGTGCGCTGCGACATGATCGCGGAAGGCATCATCGGCGCCGTGAAAGAAGTCGGGGTGAAAGTGCCCGTGGTGGTGCGTCTGGAAGGCAACAACGCCGAACTGGGTGCCCGTAAACTGGCCGACAGCGGCCTCAACATCATCGCCGCAACGAGTCTGACTGACGCCGCGCAGCAAGTGGTCAAAGCCGCGGAGGCCAAATAA